The Salmo trutta chromosome 22, fSalTru1.1, whole genome shotgun sequence genome contains the following window.
ttctactgccaatgtttgtctatggtgattgcataagctgtgtgctcgattttatacacctgtcagcaagggtgttgctgaaatagccgaatccactcatttgaagtcatgtccacttacttttggccatgtgtgtatctgtggtgtccacatactaggGTATCTGTCAACATGGTTTTGTTGAGAATATGACTCCAAACGCACATTACTGCAGCTTACAAAAATAATAATGTTCATggcttttacatttacattttacatttttagtcatttagcagacgctcttatccagagcgacttacagtagtgaatgcatacatttcatacatttattctccgtactggtcccccgtgggaatcgaacccacaaccctggtgttgcaaacaccaaaCACCATGCTCTTTTCCTGACTTAACAGCAGGTTGCAGGTTGCTTGATTGATTGCTTAACCCAGAAACatatcacatcaaccccactgtTTATTACTCCGTCTTTACCTGTCTGTAGGGTGACCAAGCTGCTCTCCGTGCTGGAGCAGGCGTCGTCCACAGCCAATACACTGAGGCTGTACGTCTGACCACACAGCAGATCCTCCAGACTACAGGTGGTGTCGTTGGACGTGCACTCCGTACGGTGGCCGCTGTTGCCTATGGCGATGGCAGTGTAGATCTTGGCCCCGCGGCTGGCGTCCCAGGTGACGGCTACAGGGCTCTCTCCACAGGTACGGTGCACTGTCACGTTAGTGGGCACACAGGGCACTGAGaggggaggaagatgaggaaaaTAGATTCTTACAGTTTATATAGAGTAACTGATCAGTTATACAAGTTCCAATATTGCTCAACTCAAATTCAAGGATGTCAGAAAGTGACTTTATATAACGCCTTTTTGTTCCATTGTTGCGTCTACCTGATTGAAATTTGAGTAGTATTTTGATAGAGATTGTTCAAACGGCTGGAACTCAATGGAATGAAACTGAATTTATTTCACAAACTAGTTGTATCCTGTCTCACCTTCCCTGATGACCATGGCCTGACTGGGCATAGAGAGGCAGGATCTGTTAACAGACATAACCTCCACAACATACTCCTCTCCACAGTCCAGTGTGTCCACGCTACAGCTGGTCGCCGTGGAGTTACAGGTCACCTGCTCTCTGTTGCCGTGGGAGATGATGGTGGTGTAACCTAACGCACGCAGCGACGTGTCCCAGCTCACCGTCAGCGTTCCAGACCCACAATCCATCTCAGTTTGTACGTTGGCAGGCCCGCAtgggactggagagagagtgatggagaagagaggaggtaaGTTTGACCAAAGACATGCAGTATGTACAGTAGTATACTAAAATAGAAGTATATCAGGCTTATGGTTAAATCTAGGGGTCATATAACTGTGGAGAGGTTTGGGGACTAAAGTCAAAACTGAGTAAGACTGAATCAATAAGTGTTAGGTTTAGTAAGTTGCATATAAGTCATTGAGATGCCCTACTTGACTCTAGTTGTTGGATTAAGGATTTGGCGGTTGCCAAATTCTTCAATAAGGGCTAGTATTGTGTGTACTGTTAATGGTGGAGGTTCCTACCTGACTCCATGGTGATGGCCTGGGAGGGTATGCTGGGGCAGATGCCGTCGTGGTGCATGACGGAGACAGAGTAGAGCTGGCCACACTTCAGGCTGGGGACAGTGCAGTTGTTTCCTGTGGTGCTGCAGCTGAGAAGGACTCCCTCTGTGTCCTCAATGGTGGCTGTGTAGGAGAGTATACTGTGATGGCCCTGCCACACAATCAGAGCGTGGTTCGCCGCACAGTCGAGGAAGGCCTCGATGTGGTCCGGAAGGCAGGAggctggagggggagggagaggggatcaTGTGACGTGAGAGACACTCAACACTCATATAAACATGGCAAATAACAGTTTGGAAATCATGTATTTATTGAGCTGTATAGTAGGCCTTGCTCAAAAGGCATGGAATAACAAGACTACTGCTACTTCCTGTGTAATAAAACTATAATTCTTATTACCATTATTATTATAAAACCATTTAGAACTCATCACCAGCCTGCCTGTCACCAAACTGGAGAGAGCAGAGcagtaaagcactttgtgacaactgctgatgtaaaaagggcttaataaatatatctgattgactgattgacagTAACATGCCTGTCTCTATGGTGACTATCTCGCTGTTGGAGCTGTTGCACTTGAGGTTTGTTGCAGTGACGAAGGCGTTGTAGGTGGAGCTGCAGCGGAGGCCCTTGATCTGACAGTTGGTATCCATGGAGTTACAGGTGTGAACCACGCCTGCGTCATCCATTGCTGTGGCGATGTAGAACAGAGAGCCGTAGGAAACCTGCCAGTTCAGAGTGATGGAGTCGGATCCACAGTGCATTGCTGCTGAAACGTTCTGAGGAGTGCAGGGAACTGCAGCGGGGAGGGAACATtcagttgagtgtgtgtgtgtgtgtgtgtgtgtattggtttcagagtgtctgtgtgtggtttgGTACTAGTTAGTTACAAGGGTAGTGAATGCCCCAGTTGAACAATATACACAGCTTAATGGCTTTTCCCTTCAAGATAAGGTTATTGAGCCAGGTGTGAAAGCCGTGCATGAAAGTCACATCAATATGGCTAATGAATTCAGTGGAGGGTAACGGCTACTAAAATCATGTGGATGTAATGTATGTAATTTACTGGCAGTGAAGAGTTGGCCATGTCTCACCTGTCTCAGCCACCTGTCCCAGAGTCCTGTAGCTGGGGCAGTTGTCATCGAAAGCTGTGATGTACATGGTTAAACTCTCCCCACAATGCACCGAGGGTATGGCACAGCTGTTGGTGAAGGAACTGCAGTTGTAGCGGTTGCTTTCATCCTTGTTTCCCCATGCCTCAACCGTGTAGGCCAGAGCCCCCTCAGCACGGTCCCATGTACTGGTCAGGACTTCAGACCGACAGTTGGCTGAGGATAACAAGTTCTGAGGCATACAGGGGGCTGGAGAGGGATGATAAAGAGTTGCTGTTAGTTGCTGTGTGAATTTAagcatgctctctctaattctttctttctttctctctctctctctctctctctctctctctctctcaggacctgagccctaggaccatgcctcaggactacctggcctgatgactccttgctgtccccagtccacctggctgtgctgctgctccagtttcaactgttctgtctgcagctatggaaccctgacctgttccccggacgtgctacctgtcccagacctgctgttttgacctctctagagacagcaggagcggaagagatactctcaatgatcggctatgaaaagccaactgacatttactcctgaggtgctgacctgttgcaccatcGACAACTACTgtggttattattatttgaccatgctggtcatttatgaacatttgaacatcttggccatgttctgttataatctccacccggcacagccagaagaggactggccacccatcatagcctggttcctctctaggtttcttcctaggttttggcctttctagggagtttttcttagccactgtgcttctacacctgcattgcttgctgtttggggttttaggctgggtttttgtacagcactttgagatatcagctgacgtaagaagggctttataaatacatttgatttgattcccacTCAAGCTATTATTATTTCACAAGCATTGTAGTTTTGTAAATTACAATCTTAGAAAGAAAGGTGGTATCTacaatctaaaagggttctttggctgtcccgataggagaaccctttgaataacccttggtgtttccaggtagaacccttttaggttccatgttGAATGCTTTCGGAACCCTGACACCTACTGGTTCTCTCACTTTAGAACGTCAAGATCAGACGCTAGGCTAGACGGTCCCACACAGTGCCAGTGCCAGTTGTCATCCTAATCATACAGAATATGAGTGTACTCTACTAGTAATGCGTGGGTTGATTTATAactcacagtccccgctgttttTTCCGCGGGGCGGGcaggtttagggtcatgaaatattgtgtggatgaaggacGGGTGGGTGGCGGGttggttgaataaagagaaaacaataactgaaaaaatccataaatgtatcatttttgtgcaatttatatcaataggctacattgaggtttatCTTTCATTATTTTATGCAATCTAGCATTAGTGCATAAGCTTACGCTTTAGGGCCTAGCTGGGTGTGCGCCAAATATCCAACACGGCAatcgccaaatgcttttgggaaggGTTAGAAAAAGTTAACATCGATTCACAGAGTCAAAAAGGACAATGTcgaagtttaattcaataagagaaaagctgcgaaatggagagttgaaaataaggggagggacagaaaagtaatgtttgggaaagatttgttgaagtggtaaaagaggatgatatgttatgtgtgatgattgtgaggcgctatacaaattcgacagtcacaaggcggggacttcaaataggcctatggaacgtcaagggaactgtagcctactgttcagatgggttaaatggaaactgaaatctggacactgactgtaggtctacaacctctcacatagccttactattaactcctgcagaattaagaaTTTCTTGCAGTAAAAGTATACAGCAAATGTAGGCAAATTGTTTAATGGAGAAATATGATATCTTTCATcatcttgagagaatgtgaatgtgcagttagataccgtctgtagaggtgctatctttatcagcatcataaaaactgatagtatttcaaccacataaaatatgcatccaagtcgaactgaaatcttatcagaaacatgttgggttgttttcatagctttctatttccttacaaccggtcaaactgatgtcatttggacattttgcacagaaaatATTTCCAGTTTTATGTGGTTGgattattgcattttctcccccgTCCCTAAATGTCTTTAATCCGCGAAAGAATCAGAGATGACAGAGACAGCTTTACCGATGTCAACTTgtttgaagcattcattctattgatttatgtgtatgacattattctggtgagcaggggtttatttagtcttctagggcaacatataatgacaggagagaagctgcatgtatcgaATTATAGaccagttgtcacgtcctggccagtatataaggttaattgttttgtagtttggtcagggcgtgacagagggtatttgttttatgtggttcggggtggtgtgtttgtgtaaagggtgtttgatttagtatgtccgggttttggtttatgtctaggtagttctatgtggaatctagtgtgtgtgtttctatgtttggttgattggggctctcagttgaaggcaggtgttgtctatctgcctttgattgagagtctcataaatgagggtgtgtttgtgtttgtgttttgtgggtgattgttctgtgtaagcactatgctttgacagactgttagttgttcgtattttgttatttttgtatgttcatttttgtagtgaataaaaatcaagatgagcattcacgaacctgctgcgtattggtccacattttcagacgacgatttcgttatatcgtcggaagacgaagacgacaagcGTGACACCAGTTGACTAACATATAGTCtaccaaaatgttggaaattataaacAGAAACGTATCTAAATCAGGCAAAACAAAATCCTGCACCCCCTGTCAAAAAAACAATCTGTCTCTGACTGTAGTTTACAGTGCATTTTCTATATTAGTGGTTTAGGGTTGGGTGCGgtctcagattttcactttatcacatattgTCGGGTGgttgggttattagcaattgcggtcGGGTGTGGGTGAGCAAACAGCTGACCACTATAGTCTACTATATTCTCATAATGAAAAaactatgggccctagtcaaaagttcTACTtatggttgtctcacctagctacggtatcttaagatgaatgcattacctgtaagtcgctctggataagagggtctgctaaatgtctaaaatgtaaaaCGTACTATATAGGGATAAGTTGCCATTTCAGAAGCAGCCTGAGTGTGTCTGTGGTCGTACCGGTGCGGACTGCAACTGGTGGGCTGGCCTGGCTGTTGCACCCGCTACTGACAGAGTAGACAGTGAAGGTGTAACGACGGCCACACACAGTGTTGGTGAAGAAACAGGAAGTGTCTAAGGTCATACAGTCCATGGTTACTCCCTCTGAGTCCACGGCCCTGGCCCTGTAGTGAGCCGTGTTGTTGGTGGCAGCCCAGGAGAAGATGATCACGTTGCTGGAACACTCACGGTACAGGTTGAGATTCTTGGGAGGACAGGGGActgcgagagggagagagagagagggaggagggagggagagagagcggtagaggggaaaaagagagagaaatatgagagggtgagagtgagggagagagagagagaagaatgggagaagagagagaaaagggagaaacATCAAAACCCTGATGTTTAAGATTACAGCAAACCACTGGGGTATAGAGTTCTCAAAGGGACTGCTTTTCTCTAAAATAGgttacagaatataatataacatgACTTTGCAGCTCAATAGAGGACCTAGTTCTCAAGGATGATGCCTATGCAGTAATTTGTGGGTGTGGTCTGTGTCTATGTGAATAAGAAATAAACAGACATAGAGGACCATGGAAAAGCAGGAAGGTAAAAAACTATTCCCACATGACCTCCAATATTATCCTAACAAAAACAGCAAAAGAAAGGCTGTTTACAGCTTTGCATTATACACTATGTTGTATTGTCATCATATGTGAACTGTAATATGTGTCAAATCTGATATAAGAAGTGAATTCAGGTAAAGCACTTTGTTGGACACATCACTTGTACAGTGGGTGTACTGTACATCCTGTGAGAAAAAACACTTGTTTGTTGCCCTTGATCTGCAGCAGCTAAGCCCTGGTACACAATGCAGCCTCAGGAGGCTGTGTGAGAGATAGGATGTTGGTTAAGCTGTAGCCTACAGTAGGGGAGAGCATAGCTGTGTGTTCAGTTGGAGGGATTAAAGGGTCAGAAGTGTAAGAGTGCCATTCGTTCAGCCTTCTAGAATGTTTGCCCtccattctgtcctcctctgtcttATTGTGGGTCCACTTTATTGTGGGTCCTGGTGTTTCCCTTTTCTCAATCAGTGTCCCACCTGTGTCACTGTGTCTCACCTGTCTCTAGGTGTCCTACGTATGTCAAAAGTGTCTCACTGTCTCACCTGTCCAAAAGTATACCTCCTTGGTCTCAGTGTCCTTACCTGTGACAAAGTGTGAGGTGGTGTTTACTTTGCTCTCACAGCTCTTGGACACAGCGGTGACCTGCACCATGTAATCCTCTCCACAGCCCACCCCTGTGATCTGGCACTCTGTGCCCTGAGAGGTGCAGGATAGGACGGTCCTGCCGCTGCCGGTA
Protein-coding sequences here:
- the LOC115157900 gene encoding fibronectin type III domain-containing protein 7-like, giving the protein MVWWEPVVHAVLYTINIIMEGSESRVTLNTTGLEAGTPYCIKGNSRGNTCDVLEIMCGDIYKVVLAPLTLDGAIVQFCPQRMYSVEYSCTSGTAMVSWARVFGADSYRAVATGSGRTVLSCTSQGTECQITGVGCGEDYMVQVTAVSKSCESKVNTTSHFVTGKDTETKEVYFWTVPCPPKNLNLYRECSSNVIIFSWAATNNTAHYRARAVDSEGVTMDCMTLDTSCFFTNTVCGRRYTFTVYSVSSGCNSQASPPVAVRTAPCMPQNLLSSANCRSEVLTSTWDRAEGALAYTVEAWGNKDESNRYNCSSFTNSCAIPSVHCGESLTMYITAFDDNCPSYRTLGQVAETVPCTPQNVSAAMHCGSDSITLNWQVSYGSLFYIATAMDDAGVVHTCNSMDTNCQIKGLRCSSTYNAFVTATNLKCNSSNSEIVTIETGMLLSISQSDIFIKPFLHQQLSQSALLLCSLQFGDRQAASCLPDHIEAFLDCAANHALIVWQGHHSILSYTATIEDTEGVLLSCSTTGNNCTVPSLKCGQLYSVSVMHHDGICPSIPSQAITMESVPCGPANVQTEMDCGSGTLTVSWDTSLRALGYTTIISHGNREQVTCNSTATSCSVDTLDCGEEYVVEVMSVNRSCLSMPSQAMVIREVPCVPTNVTVHRTCGESPVAVTWDASRGAKIYTAIAIGNSGHRTECTSNDTTCSLEDLLCGQTYSLSVLAVDDACSSTESSLVTLQTVPCPPTHVSSWVDCGSNTASLSWDASPNAISYSGSAVGTDGHSVSCGAATPGCQMAGLHCGQDYVFTVSASDGSCESPESDTFTQETGERDRDSVFFFCSVRDDITDHLFFLYYLILLQLLPTNTLSVSWAPAAIALNNSVTAMAGDGTALSCTTEGSTCELDGLQCGQQYTVAVTATSSNCTGTTSAPQTVQTVPCVPSSVHGVVDCASNTLQASWDATDGAHAYISTVTGPDSYTSTCSTANLTCFFTGLKCAKEYSVSVVAKDDQCNSSVSVDVSVATVSYKLVLRAGYEQATNRPGIIN